AATTGCTATGCAATTTCTTCCGATACTTAAATAAAAATGGGGTATCTATCAGGATACCCCTTCTTCTATTCTTCAATTAATATCTCATAAGTAATCGGTGCTGCTTTAGAAAGCATAGCTGATACTCCACAATACTTTTCCATGGATAAATCGACTGCTCTTTTAATCTTATCAAATGGAAGATTCTTACCTTTAAATCTGTAGACCATTTTTATATATTTATATACTTTTGGGTCTTCTTCAGTAGTATCTGTTTCAACTTCGATGTTAACATCTTCAAATTCAATTTGCATTTTTCTAGTAATCATCATGACATCAATACCTGTACACCCTATAAGACCTGCGAGTAATAAAGTCTTTGGTCTATATCCTAAGCCCTGTCCACCTATTTCAGGTGCCCCATCGGTGATTAACTTGTGTCCATTAAGATCCATTTCAAAAGCCATATTACCACTTAGTTTTCCACTTAATTTTGTTAAGCTCATGCAATCATCCTCCTTCTTGTTTTCACATACTTAAAATATACCCATAAAAATAGTTTTTAATTTTGACCATTGGTTCTTGTATTAAGGTTATAATATTATTAAAACTTGCCAATCTAATAATAAGTTGCAGGTAATAAATAGTTAGGGTGATTATATGATTGACGTTATTATGTTAGGCAGTGGTGGTGGGATGCCTATGCCAGATAGGTTTTTATCATCATTACTTATAAAATATCAAGGTAGAAAAATATTATTTGATTGTGGAGAAGGTACACAAGTTGCCTTAAGGAAAGTTAATGCAGGATTTAAAACCATAGATATAATATGCATATCCCATGTACATGGAGATCATATTTTTGGATTGCCAGGACTCTTATCAACTATTGCAAATAGTGGTAGGTCCTCACCTATAATTATAATAGGTCCAATAGGTGTTACCAATGTTATTCAAGGATTATTGTCAGCTATTACATTTCTACCCTATGAAGTAAGGATTGTTGAAAATCCAGAAAAATCTATATCATTGGAAAACACTATGGATGGTCTACAAATTATCAGTTTTGATCATTTGAAAAATAAAGAGATTCAGTTAGATTTTATTACCCTTGACCATTCTGCCCCTTGTTTAGGATATAATATACATATTTTTAGAAAACCTAGGTTTTTACCAGAAAAAGCAATTGAAAATGAAGTACCTAAAGAACTTTGGAATAGATTACAAAAGGGAGAGAACATAGTTTGTAACGATAAAACCTATGTACCACAAATGGTCCTAGGAAGTAATCGGAAAGGTATAAAGTTAAGTTTTATTACTGATACTAGGCCATTAAGTACTATCCCTTTCTTTATACAGGAATGTGATTTGTTTATATGCGAGGGAACATATGGAAATGATTCAGATAAAGACAAAGCGATTTCAAATAAGCATATGACATTTTGTGAAGCAGCCAAACTGGCTAAAGAAGGAAATGTAGGAGAGTTACTATTAACACATTTTAGTACTGCAATGGATGAACCACTACTATATATTGAGAATGCCAAAGATATTTTTGATAATGTATCAATAGCCTATGATGGTCTATGTAAAAGCTTAACTTATACTGATTAAGATATTGACTAAAGACCACTATAACTGTCTAAAATGCACGAAAACTTCAAAATAAATCGACAAACCCTAGACCATAATGGAAAAATCTGTTATAATTTTATCAAAATTATAAAGGAGGATGTTAGAATGGCTTTATTAGAAAATGTTGTTGGTTTAATCAACGGAATCTTATGGGATTATGTATTAGTCATTGGACTTGTTGGTATGGGCATCTACGTTTCCTTCAGATTAGGTTTTCCTCAAATTACGCGATTTGGGAAGGCAGCAAAAAAAGTTTTCGGTGGAGTATTTAAGAAAGAAGCGAACAAAGAAGGTAGTATGTCTTCCTTCCAAGCTTTAGCTACATCAATAGCCGCACAGATAGGTACTGGGAACGTTGCTGGAGTAGCGACAGCAATTACTCTAGGGGGACCTGGGGCGGTATTTTGGATGTGGGTATCAGCATTCTTTGGAATGTCTACTATTTTTGTAGAGGCAACTCTAGCACAAAAATATCGAGAAGTAGACAGAGATGGACAGTTAGTTGGTGGACCCGCGTATTATATTAGAAATGGCTTGAAATCAAAAGGTTTGGCATCTTTCTTTGCAGTAGCTTTAATTATGGCTTTGGGATTTATCGGAAATATGGTACAGTCAAATTCTATAGCTGATGCTGTAAGTAGAGCTTTTAATTTACCACAACTTATTATTGGTATTATTATTGCAATTTTTGCAGGATTAATTTTTATAGGTGGTATGAAAAGAATTGCTTCATTTGCTGAAATGGTTGTGCCTATTATGGCTGCTTTATACATTCTTGGTTCTATTATCGTATTGATTTTATATGGTGGAATGGTTCTTCCTACATTAAAAAATATAGTAGTAGGTGCATTTAGTCCACAAGCTGTACTTGGTGGAGCTGCTGGTGTAGGTATCCAACAGGCGGTTAGATTTGGAGTATCAAGAGGCCTATTTTCAAATGAAGCAGGTATGGGTTCCACTCCAAACTCTCATGCAGTAGCAGATGTAGAACATCCTGCGGAACAAGGATTATCAGCAATGATTGCTGTTTTTATTGATACAGGGCTAGTATGTACTGCAACAGCTTTAGTTATATTAGCAACAGGTGCTGATAAATTAGGTTTAGAGGGTGCTGGTGTAACACAAGAAGCATTTAATATAGCATTTGGGCCAATTGGACAAAAATTCTTAGCAGTATGTTTAACATTCTTTGCATTTACAACTGTTATAGGTTGGTATTATTTTGGAGAAAATA
The DNA window shown above is from Tissierella sp. Yu-01 and carries:
- a CDS encoding OsmC family protein → MSLTKLSGKLSGNMAFEMDLNGHKLITDGAPEIGGQGLGYRPKTLLLAGLIGCTGIDVMMITRKMQIEFEDVNIEVETDTTEEDPKVYKYIKMVYRFKGKNLPFDKIKRAVDLSMEKYCGVSAMLSKAAPITYEILIEE
- a CDS encoding ribonuclease Z, with translation MIDVIMLGSGGGMPMPDRFLSSLLIKYQGRKILFDCGEGTQVALRKVNAGFKTIDIICISHVHGDHIFGLPGLLSTIANSGRSSPIIIIGPIGVTNVIQGLLSAITFLPYEVRIVENPEKSISLENTMDGLQIISFDHLKNKEIQLDFITLDHSAPCLGYNIHIFRKPRFLPEKAIENEVPKELWNRLQKGENIVCNDKTYVPQMVLGSNRKGIKLSFITDTRPLSTIPFFIQECDLFICEGTYGNDSDKDKAISNKHMTFCEAAKLAKEGNVGELLLTHFSTAMDEPLLYIENAKDIFDNVSIAYDGLCKSLTYTD
- a CDS encoding sodium:alanine symporter family protein, whose product is MALLENVVGLINGILWDYVLVIGLVGMGIYVSFRLGFPQITRFGKAAKKVFGGVFKKEANKEGSMSSFQALATSIAAQIGTGNVAGVATAITLGGPGAVFWMWVSAFFGMSTIFVEATLAQKYREVDRDGQLVGGPAYYIRNGLKSKGLASFFAVALIMALGFIGNMVQSNSIADAVSRAFNLPQLIIGIIIAIFAGLIFIGGMKRIASFAEMVVPIMAALYILGSIIVLILYGGMVLPTLKNIVVGAFSPQAVLGGAAGVGIQQAVRFGVSRGLFSNEAGMGSTPNSHAVADVEHPAEQGLSAMIAVFIDTGLVCTATALVILATGADKLGLEGAGVTQEAFNIAFGPIGQKFLAVCLTFFAFTTVIGWYYFGENNVRYLFKGKNAIKIYQVVVLIFIVLGSYQKVGFVWSLADMFNGIMVIPNLIALFFLFKESKAILYDYDKQIGKGEKLYYEYEFEKSNEMSKGK